In one Bradyrhizobium sp. 4 genomic region, the following are encoded:
- a CDS encoding glutathione binding-like protein, with the protein MDLYFSPLACSMASRVALYEAGAEANYLEVDPPSKTVLSDGTDFRTVNPIGLVPTLRTDEGVVLTENAAILQYIADRFPQSGLGAAAGIDRTRLHQWLCFIGTELHKGLFIPVLDRKAPQETKAYALEKNLSRLDYLDNYLKGRDFLLDHFSVADAYLVTVINWTMATPPIELAKWPNVKAYYERLRQRPSVARAIAEEFELYKAEQARKKAAA; encoded by the coding sequence ATGGATCTTTATTTCTCGCCGCTCGCCTGTTCGATGGCCAGCCGCGTCGCGCTGTACGAAGCCGGCGCCGAAGCCAATTATCTCGAAGTCGATCCGCCGAGCAAGACAGTGCTGAGCGACGGCACTGATTTTCGAACCGTGAATCCGATCGGCCTGGTGCCGACACTGCGCACCGATGAAGGCGTGGTGCTGACCGAGAACGCCGCGATCCTGCAATATATCGCCGACCGCTTCCCGCAATCGGGCCTCGGCGCCGCAGCGGGCATCGATCGCACGCGGCTGCATCAGTGGCTCTGCTTCATCGGCACCGAACTGCACAAGGGCCTGTTCATCCCGGTGCTCGACCGCAAGGCGCCGCAGGAGACGAAAGCCTACGCACTGGAGAAGAACCTGTCGCGGCTGGACTATCTCGACAATTACCTGAAGGGGCGCGACTTCCTGCTCGACCATTTCAGCGTCGCCGACGCCTATCTCGTCACGGTCATCAACTGGACCATGGCGACGCCGCCGATCGAGCTCGCCAAATGGCCGAACGTGAAGGCCTATTACGAACGCCTGCGTCAACGGCCGTCGGTCGCACGCGCGATCGCGGAAGAGTTCGAGCTGTACAAGGCCGAGCAGGCGCGGAAGAAGGCCGCGGCGTAA
- a CDS encoding TRAP transporter small permease, whose amino-acid sequence MADVLPASSQSLNAAAPAPLRILLDGIDRLGRLDGWIGGGCLLMLTLLMLCEVATRFLSNFLPFFPPTISIAWEYSSYLMAASFTFGAAMTLRVGGHIRVVLLLKNVPAPFQRAIEILSAAAGFAFMAFLTSSMAKFAFGAYVRGQVSTSSDTPLWFPQAVVTFGMLLLTLQFLARAIQAVLGLPLEDHRMKASPVE is encoded by the coding sequence GTGGCGGATGTTTTGCCTGCGTCGTCCCAAAGTCTCAACGCGGCGGCGCCAGCGCCGCTGCGCATTCTGCTTGACGGCATCGACCGTCTCGGCCGGCTGGACGGTTGGATCGGAGGCGGTTGCCTCTTGATGCTGACGCTGCTGATGCTGTGCGAGGTAGCAACGCGCTTCCTCTCGAACTTCCTGCCGTTCTTTCCGCCCACGATCTCGATCGCGTGGGAGTATTCCTCCTATCTGATGGCGGCGTCCTTCACCTTCGGCGCCGCCATGACCCTGCGCGTCGGCGGCCATATCCGTGTCGTGCTGCTGCTGAAGAACGTCCCCGCTCCGTTTCAGCGCGCGATCGAAATCCTGTCGGCCGCCGCGGGCTTCGCCTTCATGGCCTTCCTGACATCGTCGATGGCGAAGTTCGCCTTCGGCGCCTATGTGCGCGGCCAGGTTTCGACCTCGAGCGACACCCCGCTGTGGTTTCCGCAGGCCGTCGTCACCTTTGGCATGCTGCTGCTGACGCTCCAGTTCCTGGCGCGCGCGATCCAGGCCGTGCTCGGCCTGCCGCTGGAGGATCACCGCATGAAGGCCTCGCCCGTCGAATGA
- a CDS encoding TRAP transporter large permease subunit gives MTIEVVALFAILFALLACGVWIGLTLALTATLLLAMFRSIPLDKLLPQYAWNILTTQELLALPLFILMGELLFRTRLSRSLFQGLAPWAGLLPGRLLHVNVIGCTIFAAISGSSAATTQVIGRMSLNELLRRGYSRDIAIGSLAGAGTLGFLIPPSNIMIIYGVLGDVSILKLFTAGVLPGLLLAATFMGWVMLHTSLNPSMVPETEAKLSQVPWRERFAALKDLAPALFLIACVLGSMYGGLATPSEAAAVGVLGAALVAWAQGSMSQQVIRDVLIGSVVTCSMIALIVLGASILGNAAAFLGIPQAVAAFVKGLGLSPFMLIVVLIIFYLILGCFLDGFSMIVMTLPIVLPIVKGAGFDEIWFGIFLVLAVEMAQITPPVGFNLFVIQGLTDDGLGYIARVTMPYLLIMVGFVLLLTLWPGIVTILPRLLYG, from the coding sequence ATGACCATCGAAGTCGTTGCACTCTTTGCGATCCTGTTTGCGCTTCTGGCGTGCGGCGTCTGGATCGGCCTGACGCTTGCGCTCACTGCGACGCTGCTGCTGGCGATGTTCCGCTCGATCCCGCTCGACAAGCTGCTGCCGCAATACGCCTGGAACATCCTGACCACGCAGGAGCTGCTGGCGTTGCCGCTGTTCATCCTGATGGGCGAGCTGCTGTTTCGCACCCGTCTGTCGCGTTCGCTGTTCCAGGGGCTCGCGCCCTGGGCGGGGCTTCTGCCGGGTCGTCTTCTGCATGTGAACGTGATCGGCTGCACCATCTTCGCGGCGATCTCCGGCTCGTCGGCGGCGACGACGCAGGTGATCGGCCGTATGTCGCTCAACGAACTGCTGCGCCGTGGCTATTCCCGCGACATCGCGATCGGCTCGCTCGCCGGCGCCGGCACGCTCGGCTTCCTGATCCCGCCGTCCAACATCATGATCATCTACGGCGTGCTCGGCGACGTCTCGATCCTGAAACTGTTCACCGCCGGCGTGCTGCCCGGACTGTTGCTGGCGGCCACCTTCATGGGGTGGGTGATGCTGCACACGTCCCTCAACCCCAGCATGGTGCCGGAGACGGAAGCCAAGCTCTCGCAGGTGCCATGGCGCGAACGTTTTGCGGCGCTGAAGGATCTCGCGCCTGCGCTGTTCCTGATCGCCTGCGTGCTCGGCTCGATGTATGGCGGGCTGGCGACGCCGTCGGAGGCCGCCGCGGTCGGCGTGCTCGGCGCGGCGCTGGTCGCCTGGGCGCAGGGCTCGATGTCGCAGCAGGTGATCCGCGACGTGCTGATCGGCTCGGTCGTGACCTGCTCGATGATCGCCCTGATCGTGCTCGGCGCCTCGATCCTCGGCAACGCCGCGGCCTTCCTTGGCATCCCGCAGGCCGTCGCCGCCTTCGTGAAGGGCTTGGGGTTATCGCCCTTCATGCTGATCGTGGTGCTGATTATCTTCTATCTGATCCTCGGCTGTTTCCTCGACGGCTTCTCGATGATCGTGATGACGCTGCCGATCGTGCTGCCGATCGTGAAGGGCGCGGGCTTCGACGAGATCTGGTTCGGCATCTTCCTCGTGCTGGCGGTCGAGATGGCGCAGATCACCCCGCCGGTCGGCTTCAACCTGTTCGTCATCCAGGGCCTGACCGACGATGGCCTCGGCTACATCGCGCGCGTCACGATGCCGTACCTGCTCATCATGGTGGGCTTCGTGCTGTTGCTGACGCTCTGGCCCGGCATCGTCACGATCCTTCCGCGCCTGTTGTACGGGTAA
- a CDS encoding glyoxylate/hydroxypyruvate reductase A, whose translation MTVGTLAVLINSTQQNWLPERWKARFDAVSGGRRVALLPDPRLDPAEVHYAAVWKPVPGDLGSFPNLRAIFNLGAGVDALMADKSLPNVPLVRVAVPDLTGRMTEYVVQHVLMHHRQELYLRQSQREKRWEPTYQWPASAVTVGIMGLGTLGTDAADVLRRLGFRVAGWSRSPRTIAGVECFHGAAQIDAFLRTTDILVSLLPLTPDTHGILNRDVFTKLNRKSPLGAPVLINAGRGGLQNEADILSCLDDGTLGAASLDVFVQEPQPADSRFWTHPKVLLTPHNAADTDADAISTYVAQQIAQFEAGGVLENVVDRTRGY comes from the coding sequence ATGACCGTGGGCACACTGGCCGTCCTGATCAACAGCACGCAGCAGAACTGGCTGCCGGAGCGCTGGAAGGCCCGGTTCGACGCGGTCAGCGGCGGCCGCCGCGTGGCGCTGCTGCCCGATCCCAGGCTCGATCCGGCCGAGGTGCACTATGCCGCGGTGTGGAAACCGGTGCCGGGCGACCTCGGCTCTTTCCCCAATCTGCGTGCGATCTTCAATCTGGGCGCCGGCGTCGATGCGCTGATGGCGGACAAGAGCCTTCCGAACGTGCCGCTGGTGCGTGTCGCCGTGCCCGATCTGACCGGCCGCATGACCGAATACGTCGTGCAGCACGTGCTGATGCACCATCGCCAGGAGCTTTATCTGCGCCAGTCGCAGCGCGAAAAGCGCTGGGAGCCGACCTATCAATGGCCGGCGAGCGCCGTCACGGTCGGTATCATGGGACTGGGCACGCTCGGCACTGACGCGGCCGATGTGCTGCGGCGGCTTGGTTTCCGCGTCGCCGGCTGGAGCCGCAGCCCGCGCACGATCGCGGGTGTCGAATGCTTCCACGGCGCGGCGCAGATCGACGCGTTCCTGCGCACGACCGATATTCTCGTCAGCCTGTTGCCGCTGACGCCCGATACACACGGCATCCTCAACCGCGACGTCTTCACCAAGCTCAACCGCAAAAGCCCACTCGGTGCGCCCGTGCTGATCAACGCCGGCCGCGGCGGCCTGCAGAACGAAGCCGACATCCTTTCTTGCCTCGACGACGGCACGCTGGGCGCCGCCTCGCTCGACGTCTTCGTGCAGGAACCGCAGCCGGCGGATAGCCGGTTCTGGACCCATCCCAAGGTGTTGCTAACGCCACACAACGCCGCCGATACCGACGCCGATGCGATCTCGACCTATGTCGCCCAGCAAATCGCGCAGTTCGAGGCGGGTGGTGTGCTGGAGAACGTGGTGGACCGGACGCGGGGGTACTGA
- a CDS encoding transporter substrate-binding domain-containing protein, translating into MKAVLLLVVGAAIGLLNPAQGRTLDAIRASGVLGLCAHPNSLPFASKAADPPGFQIELGEALAHELGVSLRLDWIITQYQMRSAGCDIVLDVIANREAQGETRLRLSKPYYRTGVALAVPSSSALASFQSLNEHTKVGVQVGSVAAMIISQRHVPTSTFGFESDSLDALSNHEIDAAAVTPTAASYFNLTHPDKAFRILDRDESIADLNWNVAVGMVRPDDALRDIIDGALERLRSDGTIDRIYGRYGGVLQTPK; encoded by the coding sequence ATGAAGGCAGTTCTCCTGCTTGTGGTCGGCGCCGCGATCGGATTGCTGAATCCTGCGCAGGGGCGGACCCTGGACGCGATCCGCGCGTCCGGTGTGCTCGGATTATGCGCCCATCCGAACTCGCTTCCGTTCGCAAGCAAGGCGGCCGATCCACCCGGCTTTCAGATCGAATTGGGCGAGGCGCTGGCACACGAGCTCGGCGTCTCGCTGCGTCTCGACTGGATCATCACCCAGTACCAGATGCGGAGCGCCGGATGCGACATCGTTCTGGACGTCATCGCCAACCGCGAAGCGCAGGGTGAAACCCGCTTGAGACTCTCAAAACCGTATTACCGCACGGGCGTCGCGCTCGCCGTCCCTTCATCCAGCGCGCTGGCCTCGTTCCAGAGCCTCAACGAGCATACCAAGGTCGGGGTGCAGGTCGGATCCGTCGCTGCGATGATCATCAGCCAACGGCACGTCCCGACGTCGACTTTCGGCTTCGAGAGCGACAGCCTCGATGCCTTGTCAAACCATGAGATCGATGCCGCGGCGGTCACCCCCACCGCGGCGAGTTATTTCAATCTGACGCATCCGGACAAGGCATTTCGCATCCTGGATCGCGACGAGTCCATAGCCGATCTCAACTGGAACGTCGCGGTCGGCATGGTCCGCCCGGATGATGCATTGCGCGACATCATCGATGGAGCGCTTGAACGGCTGCGAAGCGACGGCACGATCGATCGGATATACGGCCGCTACGGGGGCGTACTGCAGACGCCGAAATAG
- a CDS encoding methyl-accepting chemotaxis protein gives MRFTLGLRMRITVALAVTAAATALFAVLGAMWIISGIIDRADQRELRSHYDALQSRIAEESQRAAAMSAVVAAMPATQDAMAKQDRNALIGLFGPVFAATKSEYGVEQFQFHVAPATSFLRVHQPAKFGDDLSGFRKTVIIANQEHKVVVGLEGGLAGLGIRGVVPIAQGGKHLGSVEFGLTFGQSFLDDFKTNRHVDIAFHLADGGGFKLFGGTLKGKSFFDAADYGRAAGGDFTVRQAKLDTTPVAALLGPIRDFSGKPLGAVELVMDNADYVASADRAWLLAFGIAALGLVLAAIVGYLIARSISRPIISITSVMRELADGHLDVTVPASKANDEVGAMVKAVAVFRDNALNFNRLQAEQADTKAQSEAEKRRAFAALADNFEASIRDVVTTVSSAAVEMENTARSMSDIVERSRQQTGTVSSASALASENVQTVAAAAEELSSSMTEISRRLAHATAVVGKAASDGRRSNARVQSLADAAQKIGDVVSFISGIAEQTNLLALNATIEAARAGEAGRGFAVVASEVKALATQTAKATEEIGAQVTAVQGETTGAVDGIQSICATIQEVDEISAAIAAAVGQQGTATQEIAQNVQQAAARTGEVSQNIAGVTAGIAATGTAAEEVLGSAIELSKQSQRLRDEVDRFLAHIRAA, from the coding sequence ATGCGCTTCACGCTCGGCCTCAGGATGCGGATCACGGTTGCGCTGGCGGTGACGGCGGCGGCGACCGCCCTGTTCGCCGTGCTCGGGGCGATGTGGATCATTTCCGGCATCATCGACCGGGCCGACCAGCGCGAGCTTCGCAGTCATTACGACGCGCTCCAGTCGCGAATTGCCGAGGAATCCCAGCGTGCCGCCGCCATGAGCGCCGTCGTGGCCGCGATGCCCGCGACGCAGGACGCGATGGCCAAACAGGATCGCAACGCTTTAATCGGCCTGTTCGGGCCGGTGTTTGCCGCGACCAAATCGGAGTACGGCGTCGAACAGTTCCAATTCCACGTGGCGCCCGCGACCTCGTTCTTGCGCGTGCACCAGCCTGCCAAATTTGGCGACGACCTCTCGGGCTTTCGCAAAACCGTGATCATCGCCAACCAGGAGCACAAGGTCGTGGTCGGGCTCGAGGGCGGCCTGGCCGGGCTCGGCATCCGCGGCGTGGTGCCGATCGCGCAAGGCGGCAAGCATCTCGGCTCAGTGGAGTTTGGCCTGACCTTCGGCCAGTCCTTCCTCGACGATTTCAAGACCAACCGCCATGTCGACATCGCCTTCCATCTCGCGGACGGCGGCGGCTTCAAGCTGTTCGGCGGCACACTGAAGGGCAAGAGCTTCTTCGATGCGGCCGATTACGGCCGCGCCGCCGGCGGCGACTTCACGGTACGGCAGGCCAAGCTCGACACCACGCCGGTGGCCGCGCTGCTCGGGCCGATCAGGGATTTTTCCGGCAAGCCGCTCGGCGCGGTCGAACTGGTGATGGACAATGCCGACTATGTGGCCTCTGCCGACCGTGCCTGGCTGCTGGCATTCGGCATCGCCGCGCTCGGGCTCGTGCTCGCCGCCATTGTCGGCTATCTCATCGCCCGCAGCATCTCGCGTCCGATCATCTCCATCACGAGCGTGATGCGCGAGCTGGCCGACGGACACCTCGATGTCACCGTCCCCGCCAGCAAGGCGAATGACGAGGTCGGCGCGATGGTCAAGGCTGTCGCAGTGTTCCGCGACAACGCCCTCAACTTCAACCGGCTCCAGGCCGAACAGGCCGACACCAAGGCGCAATCCGAAGCGGAGAAACGGCGCGCCTTCGCCGCGCTCGCCGACAATTTCGAAGCCAGCATCCGCGATGTCGTCACCACGGTCTCCTCGGCCGCGGTCGAGATGGAGAACACGGCGCGCTCGATGTCCGATATCGTCGAGCGATCACGGCAGCAGACCGGCACGGTGTCATCGGCCTCGGCGCTCGCCTCCGAGAATGTGCAGACGGTTGCTGCGGCCGCGGAAGAGTTATCGTCGTCGATGACCGAGATCAGCCGGCGCCTTGCGCACGCGACGGCGGTGGTCGGCAAAGCTGCCAGCGACGGGCGACGGTCGAATGCGCGCGTGCAGAGTCTGGCCGACGCCGCGCAGAAAATCGGCGACGTCGTCTCCTTCATCAGCGGCATTGCCGAGCAAACCAATCTGCTGGCCCTCAACGCGACGATCGAGGCGGCCCGCGCGGGGGAAGCCGGCCGCGGCTTTGCGGTGGTCGCCTCCGAGGTGAAGGCGCTGGCAACCCAGACCGCCAAGGCGACCGAGGAGATCGGCGCGCAGGTGACGGCAGTACAGGGCGAGACCACCGGCGCAGTGGACGGCATCCAGTCGATCTGCGCGACGATCCAGGAGGTCGACGAGATCTCCGCCGCGATTGCCGCCGCCGTCGGCCAGCAGGGCACCGCGACGCAGGAGATTGCGCAGAACGTCCAGCAGGCAGCCGCCCGCACCGGCGAGGTCTCGCAAAACATCGCGGGCGTCACCGCCGGCATCGCCGCGACGGGAACAGCGGCCGAGGAAGTCCTGGGCTCGGCGATCGAGCTGTCGAAACAATCGCAGCGGCTGCGCGACGAGGTGGATCGCTTCCTCGCGCATATTCGCGCGGCGTAG
- a CDS encoding PQQ-binding-like beta-propeller repeat protein, which translates to MRKRWCKSGLPLIAGATLMVSSALAQSVDTARIENGGQNDWLTYHGSYKSYHYSPLAQINANNVGNLNVAWTHIPGRSTRGLQSMPLAADGVLYYSGSYSRVFALNGATGEVIWSHFPELDEALISRQTHSPYNRGVALGEGKVFVGTMDGRVLGLDMKSGKVLWETRLIDSQKLTVGFTGAPLYAKSTVIIGAQGGEWPGRGPIFGLDATTGKKKWEFLTVAGTDEAMKTWGNDSWRTGGGGGWMPGTYDSETNTILWGTANPAPLYDWSGADYKTQGARPGDNLYTSSVIGLDVDTGRLKFHHQELPHDAWDFDSAVGEFVMLERDGQKFVVHPNKGGFVFVYDRNLAVKNVWRLVENINFVKDIDPKTGALIGRRDFSAGKVTEPPLCPFIGGGVSWNAGSYNPKTGLYYKIGQEWCMTLDVQKTTPVTAPQVQLNIGADFKMVPPPGGEIYGHLDARDPITGAKKWEVRYPEPPLGSVLSTAGNLVFVPDSRGILHAYDAETGAELWSHNNGTGHQGGIVSYSVNGKQYIAVVAGFGGMLADEYAPNFGGAYKSMPRDDGALVVFSLK; encoded by the coding sequence ATGAGGAAGCGTTGGTGTAAGTCTGGTCTACCTCTTATTGCCGGCGCGACGCTGATGGTGTCGTCGGCCTTGGCCCAGTCCGTGGATACTGCGCGGATCGAGAACGGCGGTCAGAACGATTGGCTGACCTATCACGGTTCATACAAATCCTATCACTACAGCCCGCTGGCGCAGATCAACGCAAACAACGTCGGCAATCTGAACGTTGCCTGGACCCATATTCCAGGACGCTCGACCCGCGGCCTGCAATCGATGCCCCTCGCGGCGGATGGCGTGCTCTATTACTCGGGTTCTTACAGCCGGGTTTTTGCGCTCAACGGCGCGACAGGCGAGGTGATCTGGTCTCATTTTCCGGAGCTGGACGAGGCCCTGATCTCCCGTCAGACCCATTCCCCCTACAATCGCGGCGTAGCGCTCGGCGAGGGCAAGGTTTTCGTCGGCACCATGGATGGCAGGGTTCTTGGCCTGGATATGAAGTCGGGGAAGGTCCTCTGGGAAACCAGGTTGATCGACTCGCAGAAGCTCACGGTCGGTTTCACCGGTGCACCGCTTTACGCGAAGAGTACGGTGATCATCGGAGCGCAAGGCGGTGAATGGCCGGGCCGCGGCCCGATCTTCGGCCTGGATGCCACCACCGGGAAGAAGAAGTGGGAGTTCTTGACCGTCGCCGGCACCGACGAGGCCATGAAGACGTGGGGAAACGATTCCTGGCGCACCGGCGGGGGTGGCGGCTGGATGCCGGGCACTTACGATTCCGAGACCAACACAATCCTGTGGGGCACCGCAAACCCGGCGCCGCTCTACGATTGGTCGGGCGCCGATTACAAGACGCAAGGCGCGCGTCCCGGCGACAATCTCTACACGAGTTCGGTGATCGGTCTCGACGTCGATACCGGCAGGCTGAAATTCCATCATCAGGAATTGCCGCACGACGCCTGGGACTTCGACAGCGCGGTCGGCGAGTTTGTGATGCTCGAACGCGACGGTCAGAAGTTCGTGGTTCACCCGAACAAGGGCGGTTTCGTCTTCGTCTATGACCGCAATCTCGCCGTGAAGAACGTCTGGCGGCTCGTTGAGAACATCAATTTCGTCAAGGATATCGATCCCAAGACGGGTGCCTTGATCGGCCGTCGCGACTTCAGCGCCGGGAAGGTCACCGAACCGCCGCTGTGCCCATTCATTGGCGGCGGCGTCAGCTGGAACGCCGGCTCCTACAACCCGAAGACCGGCCTGTACTACAAGATCGGCCAGGAATGGTGCATGACGCTCGACGTCCAGAAGACGACGCCGGTTACAGCGCCCCAGGTCCAGCTCAACATTGGCGCCGATTTCAAGATGGTACCCCCTCCGGGCGGAGAGATTTATGGACATCTCGATGCGCGCGACCCCATCACCGGTGCTAAGAAGTGGGAGGTTCGCTATCCCGAGCCGCCGCTCGGAAGCGTGCTGTCAACTGCGGGCAATCTCGTATTCGTGCCCGACTCCCGCGGCATCCTTCATGCCTACGATGCCGAAACCGGGGCTGAGCTGTGGAGTCACAACAACGGCACCGGCCACCAGGGCGGCATCGTCAGCTATTCCGTCAATGGCAAGCAATACATTGCCGTAGTCGCTGGCTTTGGCGGCATGCTGGCGGACGAATACGCGCCAAACTTCGGCGGCGCCTACAAGAGCATGCCGCGTGATGACGGGGCGCTTGTCGTCTTCAGCTTGAAATAG
- a CDS encoding TRAP transporter substrate-binding protein translates to MITRRNFTAGAATLLAAGHISTRARAATVSWDMSTVWPDGNFHTQNAFAFAEEVKKQSSGSVAITVKAGGQLGFKGPEHLRAVRDGLVPLADVLNIQQVGDEPFMGVESIPFLCGSMDELKVLHKYVRPEYEKVAARNNQKILYIVPWPTQYLHLKVKVADVDGLKNIKIRVPDKNAVDMLAVVGMAPVMIPWGETIPALASGAVSGVSTSAVSGVDGKFWEFLKYIYPTNHVWSSQMLTVNLDSWKALSADQQQLVAGIAAKMEPGFWANSLKADVDSLNRLKEGGMEVVPVSEAMITDIRAKTAPQLDAFVKRVPAADKPVRAYLAEMKR, encoded by the coding sequence ATGATCACGCGACGGAATTTTACCGCGGGCGCAGCGACGCTGCTCGCCGCCGGCCACATCTCGACCCGCGCGCGAGCTGCGACGGTGAGCTGGGACATGTCGACGGTATGGCCCGACGGCAATTTCCACACCCAGAACGCGTTTGCCTTCGCGGAAGAGGTGAAGAAGCAGAGCAGCGGCTCGGTCGCAATCACCGTGAAGGCCGGTGGACAGCTCGGCTTCAAGGGCCCCGAGCATCTGCGCGCCGTGCGCGACGGCCTGGTGCCGCTCGCCGACGTCCTCAACATCCAGCAGGTCGGCGACGAGCCCTTCATGGGCGTCGAAAGCATTCCCTTTCTCTGCGGCTCGATGGACGAATTGAAGGTGCTGCACAAATATGTGCGGCCCGAATACGAGAAGGTCGCCGCGCGCAACAACCAGAAAATCCTCTACATCGTGCCCTGGCCGACGCAATATCTGCATCTCAAGGTCAAGGTCGCCGATGTCGACGGCTTGAAGAACATCAAGATCCGCGTGCCCGACAAGAACGCCGTCGACATGCTGGCCGTGGTCGGCATGGCGCCGGTGATGATTCCCTGGGGCGAGACCATCCCCGCGCTGGCCTCCGGCGCGGTCTCCGGTGTCTCCACCTCGGCGGTGTCGGGCGTCGACGGCAAGTTCTGGGAATTCCTGAAATACATCTACCCGACCAACCACGTCTGGTCGTCGCAGATGCTCACCGTCAATCTCGATTCCTGGAAGGCACTGAGCGCCGATCAGCAACAGCTTGTCGCCGGCATTGCCGCCAAGATGGAGCCGGGCTTCTGGGCGAACTCGCTCAAGGCGGACGTCGACAGCCTCAACCGGCTCAAGGAAGGCGGCATGGAGGTGGTGCCGGTCTCGGAGGCCATGATCACGGACATTCGCGCCAAGACCGCGCCGCAGCTCGACGCTTTCGTCAAGCGCGTACCGGCGGCCGACAAGCCGGTGCGGGCCTATCTCGCCGAAATGAAGCGCTGA
- a CDS encoding cytochrome c → MELDTLNLHFKKITALLSAVLGASSLYAAPVQAQSATPVPDNGTLDVEQLFAGTCGFCHSAGGRAAGKGPQLMNSPRDDDYLHSRIKNGKSGAMPAFGGAFTDAQIDQIVKYIRALKPREG, encoded by the coding sequence ATGGAGCTGGATACCTTGAACTTGCATTTCAAGAAGATCACCGCGCTGCTATCGGCGGTGCTGGGCGCCTCGTCGCTGTATGCCGCACCGGTTCAGGCGCAGTCTGCCACTCCCGTACCCGACAACGGGACGCTCGACGTCGAGCAGTTATTCGCAGGGACTTGCGGCTTTTGTCACTCTGCTGGCGGTCGGGCCGCCGGCAAGGGACCGCAACTGATGAATTCGCCGCGCGACGACGACTATCTGCACAGCCGCATCAAGAACGGCAAGTCTGGTGCGATGCCGGCATTCGGTGGGGCCTTCACCGACGCGCAGATCGACCAGATCGTCAAATATATCCGCGCCCTGAAGCCGCGCGAGGGCTGA
- a CDS encoding TetR/AcrR family transcriptional regulator, whose amino-acid sequence MVQKSKPPTAATEPKRRGRPRAYEPDVALGKALDLFRTQGFAATSLDDLSEATGMNRPSLYGAFGDKRELYIKSYQRYREEARAAMVEIFRQEMPVRRRLERIFASALNIYLSGETGPRGCFTVVTAASEAVGDPDIRAMVLDGLNELDKAFASCFRRAKEKGELPDSADPAVLAQLASATVHSIAIRSRARVSRKELEAIVKGAIDVMVGGKS is encoded by the coding sequence ATGGTACAAAAATCGAAGCCGCCAACTGCTGCCACGGAGCCCAAGCGCCGCGGCCGTCCGCGCGCCTATGAACCCGACGTCGCGCTGGGCAAGGCGCTCGACCTGTTCCGCACGCAGGGCTTCGCGGCGACCTCGCTCGACGATCTCAGCGAAGCCACCGGCATGAATCGCCCCAGCCTCTATGGCGCCTTCGGCGACAAGCGCGAGCTCTACATCAAGAGCTACCAGCGCTACCGCGAGGAAGCGCGCGCAGCGATGGTGGAGATCTTTCGCCAGGAGATGCCGGTGCGCCGGCGGCTGGAACGCATCTTCGCCTCCGCGCTGAACATCTATCTCTCCGGCGAGACCGGCCCGCGCGGCTGCTTCACCGTGGTCACAGCGGCCTCCGAAGCGGTCGGCGATCCCGACATCCGGGCCATGGTGCTCGATGGCCTCAACGAGCTCGACAAGGCATTTGCGAGTTGCTTCCGCCGCGCCAAGGAGAAAGGCGAGTTGCCCGACAGCGCCGATCCCGCTGTGCTGGCGCAGCTCGCATCCGCAACCGTGCACTCAATCGCCATCCGCTCCCGCGCGCGTGTGTCGCGGAAGGAGCTTGAGGCGATCGTGAAAGGGGCGATCGACGTGATGGTGGGAGGAAAGAGCTAG